The Eubacteriaceae bacterium Marseille-Q4139 genome has a window encoding:
- a CDS encoding amidohydrolase family protein, protein MFDILMIHGVVIPMDEEHRIYQDGYVAITGDTIAAVGDMRELSVLPEAKRILDAAGNAVLPGLVDGHGHAGHCLVKTMGEHLDSAWEPMAEEIYYRCTDEAFWYAEGALAAAERVKFGITTGVSMIGNTPQIDMLEPLAANLEASSSVGIRQLSGIGCANGPWPKHARRFLKDGTVKEYDVTPDMAYETTRRAVRELNGKYPAASCIVAPGRMGRRPGESDEANIRHNRTMHEIAMEYGTPLHTHAFGGDVQFLYDTTPEVLRETLSLTHSTGYSDRELDILAETGAYVFHGPTTRSAIRKFCPVYKMMKRGVHVAVVTDGTAPDRSFDIWRDMKNVQLLQRTSESDTDILPCGKVLELVTKEPAKALGIWDQVGSLEPGKKADVIVVNVHQPHLAPFGIMPVQRLVYHAMGQDVDTSIIDGKIVMENRKLMLADEAKILKDAETAFFAMMERFGRRDVLENSRLYELDGGK, encoded by the coding sequence ATGTTTGACATTCTGATGATCCACGGAGTTGTGATTCCCATGGACGAAGAGCACCGCATTTACCAGGACGGCTACGTTGCCATCACGGGCGATACCATCGCTGCGGTCGGGGACATGCGGGAGCTTTCTGTGCTTCCGGAGGCAAAACGCATCCTGGACGCAGCGGGGAACGCGGTGCTCCCGGGGCTTGTGGACGGCCACGGGCATGCCGGGCACTGCCTTGTAAAAACCATGGGCGAGCATCTGGATTCGGCCTGGGAGCCCATGGCCGAGGAGATTTACTACCGCTGTACGGATGAAGCTTTCTGGTACGCGGAAGGCGCCCTGGCGGCCGCAGAGCGGGTGAAATTCGGCATCACGACAGGCGTTTCCATGATCGGCAACACGCCGCAGATTGATATGCTGGAGCCGTTAGCGGCAAACCTGGAGGCGTCGTCCTCGGTGGGGATCCGCCAGCTAAGCGGCATCGGCTGCGCCAACGGGCCGTGGCCGAAGCATGCCAGGCGGTTTTTAAAGGACGGCACGGTGAAAGAGTATGACGTCACGCCGGACATGGCTTACGAGACGACGAGACGGGCCGTAAGGGAGTTAAACGGAAAATACCCGGCCGCCTCCTGCATCGTGGCTCCCGGCCGCATGGGCAGGCGCCCCGGCGAAAGCGACGAGGCCAACATCCGCCACAACCGCACCATGCATGAAATTGCCATGGAATACGGCACGCCGCTCCATACCCATGCGTTTGGCGGCGACGTGCAGTTCCTCTATGACACGACGCCGGAGGTTTTGCGGGAGACGCTGTCCCTGACCCACAGCACCGGTTACAGCGACAGGGAGCTTGACATCCTGGCGGAGACGGGCGCCTACGTTTTCCATGGGCCGACGACGCGTTCCGCCATACGGAAGTTCTGCCCGGTTTATAAGATGATGAAGCGGGGCGTCCATGTGGCCGTCGTGACAGACGGGACGGCGCCGGACAGGAGCTTTGATATCTGGCGCGACATGAAAAATGTCCAGCTTCTCCAGAGGACAAGCGAAAGCGATACGGACATCCTGCCCTGCGGGAAGGTGCTGGAATTAGTGACAAAAGAACCGGCGAAGGCGCTTGGAATCTGGGATCAGGTGGGTTCCCTGGAGCCGGGAAAGAAGGCGGACGTGATTGTTGTGAACGTCCATCAGCCTCATCTGGCGCCTTTCGGGATCATGCCGGTCCAGCGTCTCGTCTATCATGCCATGGGACAGGACGTGGATACGTCCATCATTGACGGAAAAATCGTGATGGAAAACAGGAAGCTGATGCTTGCGGATGAGGCAAAGATTTTAAAGGATGCCGAGACGGCGTTTTTTGCGATGATGGAGCGGTTCGGAAGACGGGACGTGCTGGAAAACAGCCGCCTTTACGAGCTGGACGGCGGGAAATAA